One segment of Toxotes jaculatrix isolate fToxJac2 chromosome 8, fToxJac2.pri, whole genome shotgun sequence DNA contains the following:
- the LOC121185565 gene encoding histone-lysine N-methyltransferase ASH1L-like isoform X3, whose translation MDQRVKGGTPPATNSTLDPTSAPEDSEQDQVAEKKRRGEGENGDVGKKEEEKRGAGRKREGDKGAVLELFIEGRCGSAGQQQLQISGRETSCPEGNVRLRIGLQAKRTKKPPKILESYVCKPTIRTYQRQGRGGLLRGDGEGGVGQQSKTSSTPDEATREQRSGLDAVQTTSKQTASAASPPLASSSLSSSSSSSSSQPLPLSSTFTTASTPASVPATASQGTKSAKQVPIKLADKTEVNSNGSSERVKKEKLPSVNGQPVPAGHKPCSPTTDPTASTTPSTPCVQAVSASETRNEGNTSKKHNGLVQTARQKGLSNGKGSTDILGTSTSSKIKVGKHSSSSSVSSMDSSTRPPASTSSHKELSLSNKSRPGSPSSPSVTPKPQSSPTVDLSSAQSQDQDSSLQPSLEKKREKDRKAKKEKRKDKKSKRDRLEAERAKSENRKEEGKKKKKEKGKDGKSRHGKEKVERHKSDDMWRDELKTERGKAEKKRDKPSPDRQKTEDNNAKCGETVDSGKLDKTCKVVSPGRLEEKDKTDDSCKPVKQAEPATTTGDNSKSKEQDISRHSTVPPSHSSSSAPPSLPTPSARAPVSPPSSPQEQDSRPLKKRKARRPSWTKLVHRAQRAENQEVSSDSQHNPLLSFPQNPKTSHSAKANIQQTDESHPTASSPLTSSSSPLSATKPPSPKQSHPTSDPSPSTSRCSITPARKRGRPKSHSSSLDDPPPRLSQNAVPAEVPPLGCNGVQKSPVVEPSPVLQSASQSKSSPKKRGRPPKRPLPEDQRGVALNHTDDTDRSKDFHPPEKGNRQLKIRRLINEMKKRKKRRLHKVMLSGYLGKEGKGGGAADGETSLKMCKSIEATTVHTLSALSSSFGSKLGPQINVSKRGTIYMGKRRGRKPKVQPANLNSNPQNSSQSSLFTNPSETSLFSSNQPQPPPSHPFPSPSLTHSSGAQSPYSEGSLTEPSSSLLFPHPFSLPSPSSSCTSPRPPSSSSLSPFVKKSCPCQGRHHFPFHQSSCKLSCPTPPLHHTPGSPGHLKEATPSPRSESHSEETLPSDSGIGTDNNSVSERGEMRGARGILRLGQGSGVMLGGQRHPSSLVDHPSPVSSPPSHIPRHTNPISNSSTVERHRDRHRHRRRDYDCSSPCTCLCPCPCPGHNKCTHSDYYPCLGHNALKRQKNKHKKKHQQLHMQDPEFLAELEDLIGQFSEVHIGRRSWVRTGLGQGFDGSGNAAGGRRHHPSSLSLRSNIFRINLNGFYSPHPSSYPTNPSFSPQPFYPCQPVHCNRKLDRRQCGCPSKFQETIENMGFYSSYPPATTLYHHLPSSYPLPSPHQYAPHQPHHAHFLLNPARFHRRRSRLLREGALGGEAEGDIGGGSGGGPHLSSGFTSSLSCGCGRSEHKHKHRHRHCGREMDEEEELHEDEEEDSMEREGLASSKSRSGFILGQGEGGRKGTRGMGSMLSKESPWLCENGNDSFSSAAATSSSSSSSSSADRYKHTSLTSLGLGSSHLSSFGGGWGGLGQSWMKFGVLGGPRFGNSNPSWRGFTGEQRTGRLIASDGEDEDGEDVQESNLYRASPSPTHTNLFTSAAMATGGRGQRSGLASRNSGSEDRSWRRDEPAWRERREADLQGDSRSRGQQKSVPTPDSVAVKNKRRPGRPRKHPLPFTASSPTHSSAAPSKSSLDLLPGHSHNRDGREAGGRKEERVPERDRGGDTVQQVTELELQARRKRGRKRKHGDSPCHQSTVC comes from the exons ATGGACCAGAGAGTGAAGGGGGGAACCCCTCCAGCCACAAACTCCACTCTGGACCCCACCTCTGCACCTGAGGACTCTGAACAGGACCAagtggcagagaaaaagagaagaggtgaGGGGGAGAATGGAGATGTagggaaaaaggaggaggagaaaaggggagcaggaaggaagagagaaggagacaaagGGGCAGTGCTGGAGTTGTTCATTGAGGGGCGCTGTGGAAGCgcagggcagcagcagcttcagatcTCTGGCAGAGAGACCAGCTGCCCCGAGGGGAATGTACGACTGCGGATTGGACTCCAGGCCAAGCGCACCAAGAAACCGCCCAAGATCTTGGAGAGCTACGTCTGCAAGCCCACCATCAGGACCTATCAGAGACAAGGCAGGGGTGGCCTGCTGAGGGGGGATGGTGAAGGAGGAGTGGGGCAGCAGAGTAAAACCAGCTCTACCCCAGACGAGGCAACCAGAGAGCAACGCTCAGGCCTGGATGCTGTCCAGACCACATCCAAACAAACTGCGTCTGCTGCTTCACCACCActtgcatcatcatcattatcatcgtcatcatcatcttcgTCATCGCAGCCATTGCCGTTATCATCAACATTTACTACAGCTTCCACCCCCGCCTCAGTCCCGGCCACAGCCAGCCAAGGGACGAAGTCTGCCAAACAG GTTCCTATCAAACTGGCTGATAAGACAGAGGTGAATTCAAATGGCTCgtcagagagagtgaaaaaagagaAGCTTCCTAGTGTTAATGGCCAGCCTGTTCCTGCAGGACACAAACCCTGTTCGCCCACAACAGACCCGACAGCTTCAACTACTCCTTCCACACCATGCGTCCAGGCTGTCTCTGCATCGGAGACCAGGAATGAAGGAAACACCTCCAAGAAACATAATGGTTTGGTACAGACAGCAAGACAGAAGGGACTATCGAATGGGAAAGGCTCTACGGACATCCTTGGCACTTCCACCTCGTCTAAAATCAAAGTTGGAAAACACAGcagttcctcctctgtttcttccaTGGACTCCTCGACGAGACCCCCAGCCTCCACCAGCTCCCATAAAGAACTTAGCCTGTCCAATAAGAGTAGGCCAggctctccttcctctccctcagtCACCCCTAAACCACAGTCCTCCCCCACTGTGGATCTTTCCTCTGCCCAATCCCAAGATCAGGATTCCTCTCTACAACCCTCActagagaagaagagagagaaagataggaaagcaaagaaagagaaaaggaaagacaaaaaatcAAAGCGAGATAGATTGGAGGCTGAAAGAGCCAAGAGTGAgaacagaaaggaggagggcaagaagaagaaaaaagagaaagggaaggatgGAAAGTCAAGGCATGGTAAAGAAAAAGTCGAAAGACATAAGAGTGATGATATGTGGAGGGATGAACTAAAGACTGAAAGAGGAAAGGCTGAGAAAAAGAGGGATAAGCCTAgtccagacagacaaaaaacagaAGACAATAATGCAAAATGTGGTGAAACAGTTGATAGTGGTAAACTAGATAAAACTTGTAAAGTAGTGAGTCCAGGCAGACTAGAGGAGAAGGACAAGACAGACGACAGTTGCAAGCCAGTTAAACAAGCTGagccagcaacaacaacaggtgACAACAGTAAATCAAAAGAACAAGACATCTCAAGACATTCAACTGTGCCTCCAAGccactcctcttcttctgctcctccctctctgcccacTCCTTCTGCCCGTGCCCCTgtttctcccccttcttccccCCAAGAGCAAGACAGCCGACCGCTCAAGAAACGTAAAGCCAGACGTCCCAGCTGGACCAAGCTGGTGCACCGGGCTCAGCGGGCGGAAAATCAGGAAGTCTCTTCAGATTCCCAGCATAATCCTTTACTGAGTTTCCCCCAGAATCCCAAGACGTCCCATTCTGCCAAGGCCAATATTCAGCAGACTGATGAGTCACACCCAACTGCGTCTAGCCCCTtaaccagcagctcctcccctctctctgcaaCCAAACCTCCATCCCCAAAGCAGAGTCACCCCACATCAGACCCCAGCCCCTCCACATCCAGATGCTCCATAACTCCTGCCCGAAAAAGGGGCCGCCCCAAATCCCACAGCTCCAGCTTAGATGATCCTCCCCCCAGACTTTCACAGAACGCTGTTCCAGCTGAGGTGCCTCCTCTGGGGTGTAACGGAGTTCAGAAATCCCCTGTGGTTGAGCCAAGTCCAGTACTGCAGAGTGCTTCTCAGTCTAAATCCAGCCCCAAGAAGCGTGGCCGTCCTCCCAAACGACCCCTCCCCGAGGACCAGAGAGGAGTTGCACTGAATCACACTGATGATACAGACAGGAGTAAAGATTTTCATCCTCCTGAAAAAGGGAACAGGCAGCTAAAGATCAGGAGGTTGATTAatgagatgaagaaaagaaagaagaggagactTCACAAGGTAATGCTGTCTGGGTATTTaggaaaggagggaaagggaggCGGGGCAGCAGATGGCGAGACCTCTCTGAAAATGTGTAAATCAATAGAGGCTACAACAGTACACACGCTCTCagccctgtcctcctcctttggGAGTAAGTTGGGCCCTCAGATCAATGTGAGCAAGAGAGGAACCATCTACATGGGCAAGAGGCGAGGACGCAAGCCTAAAGTCCAACCAGCTAACCTAAATTCTAACCCCCAGAACTCCTCTCAGTCGTCTCTGTTTACCAACCCCTCTgaaacttctctcttctcatctaaccagccccagcctcctccttctcatcccTTTCCCTCCCCATCTCTTACCCACTCCAGTGGGGCCCAGAGTCCTTACAGTGAGGGCAGCCTCACAGAACCGTCATCTTCCCTACTTTTTCCTCaccccttctccctcccttccccgTCATCTTCCTGTACCTCCCCgcgtcctccctcctcctcttccctctctccctttgtgAAGAAGAGTTGCCCATGTCAGGGGAGGCATCACTTCCCCTTTCACCAGTCTTCATGTAAGCTCTCCTGTCCCACGCCTCCACTGCATCACACACCTGGCTCTCCTGGCCACTTGAAAGAGGCCACCCCCTCCCCCAGGAGTGAGTCACACAGCGAAGAGACACTGCCTAGCGATAGCGGAATTGGAACAGATAACAACAGTGTTTCAGAACGAGGGGAGATGAGGGGAGCTCGAGGCATTCTCAGGTTGGGTCAGGGGTCGGGAGTGATGCTTGGGGGTCAAAGACACCCCTCCTCTCTTGTGGACCAtccctctcctgtctcctcaccCCCCTCTCATATTCCCAGACACACAAACCCCATCAGCAACTCAAGTACTGTCGAGCGGCATCGAGACAGACACCGGCACAGGCGGAGGGATTACGACTGTTCCTCTCCCTGCACTTGCTTGTGTCCTTGCCCCTGCCCAGGACACAATAAGTGCACTCATTCAGACTATTATCCTTGCCTTGGGCACAATGcactgaagagacagaaaaacaaacataagaaGAAGCACCAGCAGCTGCACATGCAGGATCCAGAGTTTCTGGCTGAACTAGAAGATCTGATCGGTCAATTCAGCGAGGTCCACATCGGACGGCGGAGTTGGGTGAGGACAGGACTAGGACAGGGCTTTGATGGGAGTGGGAATGCTGCTGGAGGAAGGCGACATcacccctcctccctttctctccgcTCTAATATCTTCAGGATCAATCTGAATGGCTTCTACTCGCCTCACCCTTCGTCTTACCCTACTaatccctccttctccccccaGCCTTTCTACCCCTGCCAACCAGTGCATTGTAACAGGAAGCTGGACCGCAGACAGTGTGGCTGCCCGTCAAAGTTCCAGGAGACCATTGAAAATATGGGCTTTTACAGCAGCTATCCCCCAGCCACAACACTTTACCACCACCTCCCCAGCTCCTACCCGCTTCCATCTCCCCACCAGTATGCCCCCCATCAGCCCCACCATGCCCACTTCCTCCTCAACCCCGCCAGATTCCACAGGCGCAGGAGCAGGTTGCTGAGAGAGGGAGCTTTAGGAGGAGAGGCTGAGGGAGATATAGGAGGAGGCAGCGGAGGAGGCCCACATCTCAGCTCAGGGTTCACATCCAGCCTCTCCTGTGGCTGTGGGAGGAgcgaacacaaacacaaacaccgtCACCGGCACTGCGGGCGAGAGatggacgaggaggaggagttacatgaggatgaggaggaagacagcatggagagagaggggttgGCCAGTTCAAAGTCAAGATCTGGGTTCATTCTGGGgcaaggagagggaggaaggaaagggaCAAGAGGAATGGGGAGCATGCTGTCCAAAGAATCGCCTTGGTTATGTGAGAACGGAAATGattccttctcctctgctgctgccacatcatcatcatcctcctcctcctcctcagcagacaggtacaaacacacatctctcaCCTCACTGGGGCTGGGTTCCTCTCACCTGTCTTCATTTGGAGGAGGCTGGGGCGGCCTAGGCCAAAGCTGGATGAAATTCGGGGTCCTGGGAGGGCCAAGATTTGGAAACTCAAACCCCAGCTGGAGAGGCTTCACTGGGGAGCAACGTACAGGCAGACTGATAGCATCAGACGGAGAGGACGAGGATGGTGAGGATGTTCAAGAGTCAAACCTGTACAGGGCATCCCCGTCCCCGACACACACCAACCTGTTTACATccgctgccatggcaacaggtGGGAGGGGTCAGAGGAGCGGATTGGCCAGTAGGAATTCAGGAAGCGAAGACAGGTCGTGGAGGAGAGACGAGCCAGcttggagagagaggagagaagcag ATTTACAAGGTGACTCAAGAAGCCGGGGGCAACAGAAAAGTGTGCCAACGCCAGACAGTGTGGcggtgaaaaacaaaagaaggcCAGGCCGGCCCAGGAAGCACCCACTGCCCTTCACTGCATCCTCCCCCACACACTCATCCGCAGCTCCCTCCAAGTCATCACTCGACCTCCTGCCAGGACACAGCCACAACAGAGATGGAAGAGAAGCGGGCGGTAGAAAAGAAGAACGAGTGCCAGAGAGAGACCGAGGAGGCGACACAGTGCAGCAGGTgacagagctggagctgcaggccaggaggaagaggggacGGAAGAGAAAACATGGTGACTCTCCCTGTCATCAGAG CACTGTGTGCTAA